Proteins from one Faecalibacterium sp. I3-3-33 genomic window:
- a CDS encoding DivIVA domain-containing protein: MTMLTPQDVRSVQFEKNLRGYRTEDVDRFLDKVEEQLQQNDAQAEQLRKQIADLTAENQKLKGELQSFEADGDMLKSALINAQRMGENVIREANQKAEEIIHRANLRGDDIIRDANELLQKASDRADEIENEANEKRLAEEREYDRVRLEVTRFKADVLNLYRSHVESLSRLPEFQKETKDAEKDAPAQDAEPAQEAAAEQPAAQPETAPAADAAAPAEQPAAKAAEPTETTEPAAPADDDKAADSSEDFWAKDESQLKLDPPPADMKPDEPDYDAFQGVKFSE; this comes from the coding sequence ATGACTATGCTGACTCCGCAGGATGTCCGCTCTGTACAATTTGAAAAAAACCTCCGCGGCTACCGTACAGAGGACGTGGACCGTTTTCTGGACAAGGTCGAGGAGCAGCTGCAGCAGAACGATGCGCAGGCAGAGCAGCTGCGCAAGCAGATCGCTGATCTGACCGCAGAGAACCAGAAGCTCAAGGGCGAGCTGCAAAGCTTTGAGGCTGACGGCGATATGCTCAAGAGCGCGCTGATCAATGCTCAGCGCATGGGCGAAAACGTGATCCGCGAAGCAAACCAGAAGGCTGAGGAGATCATTCACCGCGCAAACCTGCGGGGCGATGATATCATCCGCGACGCCAACGAGCTGCTGCAAAAGGCAAGCGACCGCGCAGACGAGATCGAGAACGAGGCCAACGAGAAGCGTCTGGCTGAGGAGCGGGAGTACGACCGCGTCCGTCTGGAGGTCACCCGCTTCAAGGCAGATGTGCTCAATTTGTACCGCAGCCATGTGGAGTCTTTGAGCCGTCTGCCGGAGTTCCAGAAGGAAACCAAGGACGCTGAAAAGGACGCCCCCGCACAGGACGCAGAGCCTGCGCAGGAAGCTGCCGCAGAGCAGCCCGCTGCACAGCCCGAGACTGCCCCCGCAGCCGATGCAGCAGCCCCGGCCGAGCAGCCTGCCGCTAAGGCTGCAGAACCCACCGAAACCACCGAACCTGCCGCCCCTGCCGATGACGACAAGGCGGCTGACAGCAGCGAGGATTTCTGGGCAAAGGACGAAAGCCAGCTCAAGCTGGACCCGCCTCCTGCTGATATGAAGCCGGACGAACCGGACTACGACGCTTTTCAGGGCGTCAAGTTCAGCGAGTAA
- a CDS encoding HlyD family efflux transporter periplasmic adaptor subunit has product MPETPQEPRRKLSALTTLAVVLAAFLLVAAAYVCWQAAHILFPQNVYETALPITISDTIEADGALLFDETCISGSGNLGYLVSDGERVSAGTAVAELYTDANQAVLRQQLTQLTSQIDLLQRSQNTAATQLDGLLKERSGALYDLLDALDTARYSDVDSSADTYLLAQNKLWITTGDTAGFADQIALLAQQAQTVQAQLGNPTQITAPTTGYFVRAASSGRLNAGAADILAQSPEQLKAYLDSGPEMPLDGCVGKLVAGFSWQYAGVCSAKQAEKLLGADGKPLRTAVEISFPGQSDAALRATVTEVTIDAEKDIARFVLRCNSINGDVLCLNHARARISTSESTGLRVPAAAVHYLKEDGTEAETQGENYIPGVYVKYGNIARFCKIDPVDADHPLVTEGDYILVLPKGTDGSVSQVRLYDEIIVSGQNLYDGKLL; this is encoded by the coding sequence ATGCCGGAAACCCCTCAGGAACCGCGCCGCAAGCTGTCTGCGCTTACCACGCTGGCGGTCGTGCTGGCCGCCTTTTTGCTGGTGGCGGCAGCGTATGTCTGCTGGCAGGCGGCGCACATCCTTTTCCCCCAGAACGTCTACGAAACGGCGCTGCCCATCACCATCTCTGATACCATTGAAGCGGACGGTGCGCTGCTGTTTGACGAGACCTGCATTTCCGGCAGCGGCAATCTGGGCTACCTTGTCTCAGACGGCGAGCGGGTGTCGGCGGGCACTGCCGTTGCGGAGCTGTATACCGATGCAAATCAGGCGGTGCTGCGCCAGCAGCTGACCCAGCTCACCAGCCAGATCGATCTGTTGCAGCGCTCTCAGAACACCGCAGCCACCCAGCTGGACGGCCTGCTCAAGGAGCGCTCCGGTGCACTGTACGACCTGCTGGATGCGCTGGATACTGCCCGTTACAGCGATGTGGACAGCAGTGCCGATACCTATTTGTTGGCACAGAACAAGCTGTGGATCACCACCGGCGATACCGCAGGCTTTGCGGATCAGATCGCGCTGCTTGCCCAGCAGGCACAGACCGTGCAGGCCCAGCTGGGCAACCCCACTCAGATCACCGCCCCTACCACCGGCTACTTTGTCCGGGCTGCCAGCAGCGGACGGCTGAACGCCGGTGCTGCGGACATTCTGGCGCAGAGCCCGGAGCAGCTTAAAGCCTATCTGGACTCTGGCCCCGAGATGCCGCTGGACGGCTGTGTAGGCAAGCTGGTAGCTGGGTTCAGCTGGCAGTATGCCGGGGTGTGCTCGGCAAAGCAAGCCGAAAAGCTGCTGGGCGCGGACGGCAAGCCCCTGCGCACGGCGGTGGAGATCAGCTTTCCCGGCCAGAGCGATGCCGCCTTGCGTGCCACCGTCACCGAGGTGACCATTGATGCAGAAAAGGATATTGCCCGCTTTGTGCTGCGCTGCAACTCCATCAACGGCGATGTGCTGTGCCTCAACCACGCCCGCGCCCGTATCAGCACCAGCGAGAGCACCGGTCTGCGGGTGCCTGCCGCAGCGGTACACTACCTGAAAGAGGACGGCACCGAGGCCGAGACGCAGGGCGAAAACTATATCCCCGGCGTGTACGTCAAGTACGGCAACATCGCCCGCTTCTGCAAGATCGACCCCGTGGATGCCGACCATCCGCTGGTCACAGAAGGGGATTACATCCTTGTTTTGCCCAAGGGAACAGACGGTTCTGTCAGTCAGGTAAGGCTTTATGACGAAATAATCGTCTCGGGACAAAATTTATATGACGGAAAACTTTTGTAG
- a CDS encoding cell division protein SepF has protein sequence MSLLDSIKKGLMGEGDEYEDQYIDDGPQMVNNNNSGVGIGMDEETEEPAEGTSKKNKVVNIHATTQLKVVLVKPERFEDASTIADHLNNKRTVVLNLESTNKEVSRRLVDFLSGVAYANNGQIKRVANSTFIITPYNVDIMGDLLDELENNGAFY, from the coding sequence ATGTCTTTGCTGGATAGCATTAAGAAGGGCCTGATGGGCGAAGGGGACGAGTACGAGGACCAGTACATCGATGACGGCCCCCAGATGGTGAACAATAACAACAGCGGCGTCGGCATCGGGATGGACGAAGAGACCGAAGAGCCTGCCGAGGGCACCAGCAAGAAGAACAAGGTGGTCAACATCCATGCCACCACCCAGCTCAAGGTGGTTCTTGTCAAGCCCGAGCGGTTTGAGGATGCCAGCACCATTGCCGACCATCTGAACAACAAGCGTACCGTGGTGCTGAATCTGGAGTCCACCAATAAGGAGGTCTCCCGCCGTCTGGTAGACTTTTTGTCCGGCGTGGCTTATGCCAACAACGGCCAGATCAAGCGCGTAGCCAACAGCACCTTTATCATTACCCCGTACAACGTGGATATCATGGGCGATCTGCTGGACGAGCTGGAGAACAATGGCGCATTCTATTGA
- a CDS encoding YlmH family RNA-binding protein, protein MAHSIDPAAGAVRGFVPARNDEERYLMRHIEDLADAAFSRGIARYSAFLSDREQDLARAALGRAGVRDGWRFDGGWPEAERRVLCLEPEYSYGECPVRCVQLQCRALPGAALPAHKDYLGSLMGLALKREALGDILLPADAPGTAYVFALEPAAKLICRELCQAGRTEVSTRLLEPEEIPAFPAPERQLLTATVSSLRLDAVLSAMLHVSRGTAAELIEAGRVEINHLPVEKPHAPVYEQDVFTVRGKGRFRLTALPGKSKKDRSIIEFFQY, encoded by the coding sequence ATGGCGCATTCTATTGATCCGGCAGCCGGTGCAGTGCGGGGCTTTGTGCCCGCCCGCAACGATGAGGAACGCTATCTCATGCGGCATATCGAGGATCTTGCCGATGCGGCTTTTTCCCGCGGCATAGCCCGGTACTCTGCATTTCTCAGTGACCGCGAGCAGGATCTTGCCCGGGCGGCACTGGGGCGCGCCGGTGTGCGGGACGGCTGGCGTTTTGACGGCGGCTGGCCCGAGGCCGAGCGCCGGGTGCTCTGTCTGGAGCCGGAGTACAGCTACGGCGAGTGTCCGGTGCGCTGCGTACAGTTGCAATGCCGGGCACTGCCCGGTGCGGCGCTTCCGGCGCACAAAGACTATCTGGGCAGTCTGATGGGGCTTGCCCTCAAACGCGAGGCACTGGGCGATATCCTGCTGCCTGCCGATGCGCCGGGCACAGCCTATGTGTTCGCGCTGGAACCGGCGGCAAAGCTCATCTGCCGGGAGCTGTGTCAGGCGGGGCGCACCGAGGTGTCCACCCGTCTGCTGGAACCGGAAGAGATCCCGGCCTTTCCCGCACCGGAGCGGCAGCTGCTCACCGCCACCGTGTCCTCCCTGCGGCTGGATGCGGTGCTTTCTGCCATGTTGCACGTCAGCCGCGGCACCGCTGCGGAGCTGATCGAGGCGGGCAGGGTAGAGATCAACCATCTGCCGGTAGAAAAACCCCACGCCCCCGTATACGAGCAGGATGTGTTCACCGTGCGCGGCAAGGGCCGCTTCCGGCTGACTGCATTGCCCGGAAAAAGTAAAAAAGATCGTTCGATCATTGAGTTCTTTCAATATTAA
- the miaA gene encoding tRNA (adenosine(37)-N6)-dimethylallyltransferase MiaA: MDASCNAKAAVVAVVGPTATGKTALGVALAQQFSGEVISADSMQIYKGLDVGTAKVTPQETCGIPHHGVDILTPEKTFSVADFTALAGEYIHDITARGHLPLLVGGTGLYVQSLLYGVRFTAEKAPDGLREQLTAELEAIGPEAMYAKLQAVDPEAAAAIHPNNKVRVLRALEHYHATGKRLSEQKADSLPPERPYRSLVLGLDFPDRAALYRRIDLRVDKMLEAGLLAEAEYVWRNRETFRTAAQAIGYKEFFPYFEQTASLDACTEKLKQASRNYAKRQLTWFRHMDGVTWLDAGAADVRQTALRLTQDFLSKG; encoded by the coding sequence TTGGACGCATCGTGTAATGCAAAAGCTGCCGTGGTAGCTGTGGTAGGCCCCACCGCCACCGGCAAGACCGCGCTGGGCGTTGCGCTGGCGCAGCAGTTCTCCGGCGAGGTCATCAGCGCCGACTCCATGCAGATCTATAAAGGTCTGGATGTGGGCACCGCCAAAGTCACCCCGCAGGAGACCTGCGGCATCCCACACCACGGCGTGGACATTCTCACCCCGGAAAAAACCTTCAGCGTGGCAGATTTTACCGCGCTGGCAGGGGAGTATATTCACGATATCACCGCCCGGGGGCATCTGCCGTTGCTGGTGGGCGGTACCGGCCTGTATGTGCAGAGCCTTTTATATGGTGTGCGCTTCACCGCCGAAAAAGCCCCGGACGGTCTGCGCGAGCAGCTGACCGCTGAACTGGAAGCCATCGGCCCGGAAGCCATGTACGCAAAACTGCAAGCCGTGGACCCGGAAGCCGCCGCTGCCATCCACCCCAATAATAAGGTGCGGGTGCTGCGGGCGCTGGAGCATTACCACGCTACCGGCAAGCGTCTCAGCGAACAAAAAGCCGATTCGCTGCCGCCGGAGCGTCCCTACCGCAGCCTTGTGCTGGGGCTGGATTTCCCGGACCGCGCAGCGCTGTACCGCCGCATTGACCTGCGGGTGGACAAAATGCTGGAGGCCGGGCTTTTAGCCGAAGCAGAATACGTCTGGCGCAACCGCGAAACCTTCCGCACCGCTGCACAGGCCATCGGCTATAAAGAATTTTTTCCGTATTTCGAACAGACCGCCTCGCTGGATGCCTGTACTGAAAAACTCAAACAGGCTTCCCGCAACTACGCCAAGCGCCAGTTGACATGGTTCCGCCACATGGACGGGGTCACATGGCTGGATGCCGGGGCAGCAGACGTGCGGCAGACCGCCCTGCGTCTGACCCAAGACTTTTTATCGAAAGGATGA